TATGACTGCCCTGCGCGTAGCAGCAAAGAGATTTGCAAGAGAATCTTCTATGATGGTCATAGCAACATCTATTGCAGACCTCGTATTGATAAATCAAAATGATGAATTGCTGAAAAGTTTTCCTCCCGGTGACAAGCACGCCGGCTTTGTCGAAACTTCCTTGATGATGTATATTGAAAATGGAATTGTCAAAAAGGACAATCTTCCGCCTCCATCAAACCCGAAATTTCCAGATCCTCTTATAATTGCAAATGCAGAAACCTATTTCCCGTCAGGAATAATGGGAGACCCAACAAACGCTTCTTCTCAAAAAGGGAAGGAGATATTCGAAACAGCAGTAGAATCTCTCATCAAATTAATTGACTGGTTTGAAAAGGAGATTTCTTGAAACAAAAAGCCTAAAAAAGAGGTTTAAAAAAATTTATAGGCCTGAGAGTATCTTTATTAAAAATTGCAGTAGAATAAACGCTGCAAAAGGAGAAAAATCTATATTTGCTATAGGAGGAATAAGTTTTCGCAATGGCATTAAAACAGGCTCCGTTGCCGAATAGACAAACTTTACAGCAGGATTTCGCGGATCGACATTGATCCACGACAATACAGCAGACGCAATAATTAGATATCCGTAAATATCCAACAGAAAAATCAAAAATTTCATAAAAGTCCTTGTTTAAAAAATATTGACTACAATTTATTTTACATTTCGGCAATCTTTTGTTCAACTTCTTCTATTATCCAATCCGGTGTCGATGCACCGGCAGTTATACCTATTTTTTTTACTCCCTTCAACATTTCAGAGGTAATTTCATCCTTAGTTTCGATATGCATCGTTTTAACATTTTTCCTGCAGATTGCAGCAAGACGGCAAGTATTTGCGCTGTGTTTGCCTCCAATCACAAACATCAAATCAACTTCTTTGCTCAACTGTGAAGCCGCCTTCTGTCTCATAATGCTTGCATAACAAATCGTGTTAAAAATCTTTAATTCATATGCTTTTTCAAGAAGTTTCTCTAAAATGGCAGAAAAATTCTCAAGACTTTGCGTCGTCTGTGCAATTACTCCAAGTTTCTTCTTGAAACTGTTTTTTTCACATTCCTCAGGAGAAGCAATAACGATGATATCACCTCTGACGCTTTCCACAACTGTTTCAACTTCCGCATGATTATGATCTCCGATTAGAATTACCTGATATCCATTTTCAATCATCATTTCCGCAAGATGATGTAGTTTTTTCACCTTTTCACAGGTGGCATCAATTATTTCAACTCCTTTTCTCTTTGCCTCATCGATCCAACCTC
Above is a genomic segment from Candidatus Schekmanbacteria bacterium containing:
- a CDS encoding creatininase family protein; the protein is MYLNRMSMEDFKEEISKGKIVLLPYGVAEEHGPHLPLGTDTIQIEKIIESAHSKRDFIVAPTVNYGLCSSTRNFPGTITISFNILENLTYELLCELDRNEVSKAIIISGHAGSDHMTALRVAAKRFARESSMMVIATSIADLVLINQNDELLKSFPPGDKHAGFVETSLMMYIENGIVKKDNLPPPSNPKFPDPLIIANAETYFPSGIMGDPTNASSQKGKEIFETAVESLIKLIDWFEKEIS
- a CDS encoding YggT family protein; the protein is MKFLIFLLDIYGYLIIASAVLSWINVDPRNPAVKFVYSATEPVLMPLRKLIPPIANIDFSPFAAFILLQFLIKILSGL
- the ispH gene encoding 4-hydroxy-3-methylbut-2-enyl diphosphate reductase, with the translated sequence MERIKIIKAKYLGFCEGVRRAIELTEKAIADGRKNITVVGDLIHNRQVISKLRARGVQMVESISEIREGSTLVVRSHGLPRGWIDEAKRKGVEIIDATCEKVKKLHHLAEMMIENGYQVILIGDHNHAEVETVVESVRGDIIVIASPEECEKNSFKKKLGVIAQTTQSLENFSAILEKLLEKAYELKIFNTICYASIMRQKAASQLSKEVDLMFVIGGKHSANTCRLAAICRKNVKTMHIETKDEITSEMLKGVKKIGITAGASTPDWIIEEVEQKIAEM